A part of Prolixibacteraceae bacterium genomic DNA contains:
- a CDS encoding GxxExxY protein, with translation MYFDLTQKIIKCYYEVYNTLGFGFLEQVYEKALLYELKSSGLYVEDQKKIEVFYQKQNVGVYYADLVVENKVIIELKAVKRLTPEFSAQLLNYLKATNFDVGLLMNFGVEPEFKRLICDF, from the coding sequence ATGTATTTTGATTTGACTCAGAAAATAATTAAATGCTATTATGAAGTTTATAATACTCTTGGATTTGGCTTCTTGGAGCAAGTTTATGAGAAGGCTTTGTTATATGAACTAAAGAGTTCTGGGTTATATGTGGAAGATCAAAAGAAAATTGAGGTATTTTATCAGAAACAAAATGTCGGTGTGTATTATGCTGATTTAGTTGTTGAGAATAAAGTTATTATTGAGCTTAAAGCTGTTAAAAGATTGACACCTGAGTTTTCAGCTCAATTATTGAATTATCTTAAGGCCACTAATTTTGACGTTGGCTTATTGATGAATTTTGGCGTTGAACCTGAATTTAAAAGATTAATTTGCGATTTTTGA
- a CDS encoding glycosyltransferase, translating to MNLLVITSIEFPSPTAGANRIISYSKGLIEEGCSINVLSVRKKTISNIDRRIKIINTGGKSRGIILSLLSMFKYLCSNNYDYYLVVSNSIVLITIVKLASLIKRTKILIEKSEFPFVLMNLSLVGKIYSKFYIRYIYSLFDGMVIMTKPLIEYFQDKIPKKTQIFHLPMTVDFERFDLCQSEDTDERYIAYCGNMSGNKDGVLNLLDSFALFTKHYKDIRLKLIGGATIDELNSIKEYAKDQKRVDFYGVAEASEIPQLLSSAKLLVLARPNSLQSLGGFPSKLGEYLSTGNPVLVTKVGEIPNYLTDGVNAFLVEPDNNILFAKKMMWIFENYELAKKIGCNGKKIAKTTFSYKSKSKDFFDFLTKL from the coding sequence TTGAATTTATTAGTCATAACTTCGATTGAATTTCCTAGTCCAACAGCTGGTGCAAATAGAATTATTTCATATTCAAAAGGACTAATTGAAGAGGGTTGTAGCATAAATGTTCTTTCCGTTAGAAAAAAAACAATTTCTAATATTGATCGTAGAATCAAAATTATCAACACAGGTGGTAAATCACGTGGAATAATCTTATCATTATTATCGATGTTTAAATATTTGTGTTCTAATAATTATGATTATTATTTGGTTGTGTCAAATAGTATAGTGTTAATCACTATAGTTAAACTGGCTTCATTAATTAAAAGGACTAAGATATTGATTGAGAAGAGTGAATTTCCCTTTGTTTTAATGAATTTGTCCTTGGTAGGTAAAATTTATTCAAAGTTTTATATTAGATATATATATTCTTTATTTGATGGTATGGTTATTATGACAAAACCTCTTATTGAGTACTTCCAGGATAAAATTCCTAAAAAGACACAAATCTTTCATTTACCAATGACTGTTGATTTTGAGCGGTTTGATTTGTGCCAAAGTGAAGATACAGATGAGAGATATATTGCATATTGTGGAAATATGTCTGGCAATAAAGATGGTGTATTAAACTTATTGGATTCTTTTGCATTATTTACGAAACATTATAAAGATATAAGGCTCAAATTAATTGGAGGTGCTACTATTGATGAATTAAATTCAATAAAAGAGTATGCAAAAGACCAAAAGAGAGTTGATTTTTATGGAGTTGCAGAGGCTTCTGAAATTCCACAACTTTTAAGTAGTGCAAAGCTTCTTGTATTGGCACGACCAAATTCATTACAATCTTTAGGTGGTTTTCCAAGTAAATTAGGAGAATATCTTTCAACAGGTAATCCTGTTTTGGTTACTAAAGTGGGTGAAATTCCCAATTATTTAACTGATGGCGTTAATGCATTTTTGGTTGAACCTGATAATAATATTCTTTTTGCAAAAAAAATGATGTGGATTTTTGAAAATTATGAACTTGCTAAGAAGATAGGTTGTAATGGAAAAAAAATAGCAAAGACTACCTTTTCATATAAATCTAAATCAAAGGACTTTTTTGATTTCTTAACGAAGCTTTAG
- a CDS encoding glycosyltransferase: protein MNVVKKIVFMHHTNIIGGGSLSLFDIIDCLSDTNYSPHVVFPKSNSASSYLKSKCLDDSYEYTEVDCPFITLSNFNGGPNLIFMLFKFLRNIFFVFKWNKLIRNMNEEIFVLNSIVQVPLVLLLKYHNKKVICCVRETKQERRGIVNLLMSRLLDMCDCVTFLTKFDMLNWSLIKADTYILPDIVNLKYSNIEQRGTSKSFNRDSLTLLYTGGANYLKGYDVLLESLTYLNIKLNVVVCGVIPPKINLRFIILRTQLYLFHVKCQSLKLQINKNIKITVFGKMSNVEELINKCDVIVIPFNIAHQSRNLYEAGYFKKPVIISDFTCYEDNVIDGFNCITFNPNDPRDLADKISLFYSKPTEEVILMGQNNHSMTISNHNHETVSKLFINILSNVG, encoded by the coding sequence ATGAATGTTGTTAAAAAAATAGTTTTTATGCATCACACTAATATTATTGGTGGAGGTTCTTTAAGCTTATTTGATATTATTGATTGTTTGTCCGATACAAATTATAGTCCGCATGTTGTTTTTCCGAAATCAAATTCTGCCAGTAGTTATTTAAAAAGCAAATGTTTAGATGATAGTTATGAATATACAGAAGTTGATTGTCCATTCATAACTCTTTCAAATTTTAATGGAGGTCCAAATTTGATTTTTATGTTGTTTAAATTTCTGCGGAATATTTTCTTTGTGTTCAAGTGGAATAAATTAATTCGAAACATGAATGAGGAAATATTCGTTTTGAATAGTATTGTTCAGGTTCCTTTGGTTTTATTACTCAAGTATCATAATAAGAAAGTAATATGTTGTGTGAGAGAAACTAAACAAGAAAGAAGGGGCATCGTGAATTTATTAATGTCTCGTTTATTGGATATGTGTGACTGTGTAACATTTCTAACTAAATTTGATATGTTAAATTGGTCTTTGATTAAAGCTGATACTTATATCCTCCCTGATATTGTTAATCTTAAATATTCCAATATTGAGCAGAGGGGTACTAGTAAATCATTTAATAGAGATTCGTTAACTTTGCTTTATACTGGTGGAGCTAATTATTTAAAAGGTTATGATGTATTGTTAGAGTCTCTTACGTATCTAAATATTAAGTTAAATGTTGTTGTTTGTGGAGTGATACCTCCAAAGATTAATTTGAGGTTCATTATTTTACGAACACAGCTGTATTTGTTTCATGTAAAATGCCAATCGTTAAAACTTCAGATTAACAAAAATATAAAAATTACTGTGTTTGGAAAAATGAGTAATGTGGAAGAATTAATAAATAAGTGTGATGTTATTGTCATTCCATTCAATATTGCTCATCAATCAAGAAATCTGTATGAAGCTGGATATTTTAAGAAACCAGTCATAATTTCTGATTTTACATGTTACGAGGATAATGTTATTGATGGGTTTAATTGTATTACATTTAATCCAAATGATCCTAGAGATTTAGCTGATAAAATCAGTTTGTTTTATTCAAAACCAACTGAAGAAGTTATACTTATGGGACAAAATAATCACAGTATGACAATTTCTAATCATAATCATGAAACAGTGTCTAAATTATTTATTAATATTTTAAGTAATGTTGGTTAA
- a CDS encoding polysaccharide biosynthesis protein, whose amino-acid sequence MFKDKTLLITGGTGSFGNAVLNRFLDTDIKEIRIFSRDEKKQHDMRVALNNSKVKFYIGNVRDYRSIELAMQGVDYVFHAAALKQVPSCEFFPLEATETNVVGTDNVIRCAVANKVKRVICLSTDKAAYPINAMGISKALMEKVAVAASRNIPEGGTTVCLTRYGNVMASRGSVIPLFVDQIQNNQPLTVTDPEMTRYLMSLDEAVDLVLFAFKNGEQGDLFVQKAPASTVGDLAQAVKELFNYNQDVKVIGTRHGEKLYETLCTREEMAKAEDLGEFFRIPADNRDLNYRKYFADGDHKTSALEDYNSHNTDRLNIEGVKDKLLSLSFVQDAINNKEQ is encoded by the coding sequence ATGTTTAAAGATAAAACCTTATTAATTACTGGTGGGACAGGTTCTTTTGGTAATGCTGTTCTAAATAGATTCCTCGATACAGATATTAAAGAGATTCGCATTTTCTCTCGAGATGAAAAAAAGCAGCATGATATGCGAGTGGCATTAAATAATTCAAAGGTAAAATTTTATATTGGTAATGTTCGAGACTATAGAAGTATTGAATTGGCAATGCAAGGAGTGGATTACGTATTTCATGCAGCAGCTTTGAAACAAGTACCTTCCTGTGAATTTTTTCCATTAGAAGCTACTGAAACCAATGTTGTTGGTACGGATAATGTGATACGTTGTGCTGTAGCAAATAAAGTGAAACGAGTTATCTGTTTGAGCACAGATAAGGCTGCCTACCCAATTAATGCTATGGGGATATCCAAGGCTCTGATGGAAAAAGTGGCTGTAGCAGCATCTCGTAATATTCCTGAAGGAGGAACAACTGTATGTCTGACACGCTATGGTAATGTGATGGCATCTAGAGGATCTGTGATCCCCCTTTTTGTGGATCAAATTCAAAATAATCAACCTTTGACTGTTACTGATCCAGAGATGACTCGTTACCTGATGAGCTTAGACGAAGCGGTAGATTTGGTTCTGTTTGCTTTTAAAAATGGAGAACAAGGGGATCTTTTTGTTCAAAAAGCTCCTGCTTCTACTGTTGGTGATTTAGCTCAAGCTGTGAAAGAACTTTTCAATTATAACCAAGATGTTAAGGTGATTGGGACACGTCATGGGGAGAAGTTGTATGAGACGCTATGTACTCGTGAAGAGATGGCAAAAGCTGAGGATTTAGGAGAGTTCTTTCGTATTCCAGCGGATAACAGAGATTTGAATTACAGGAAATATTTTGCGGATGGTGACCATAAAACATCTGCTTTGGAAGATTATAATTCCCATAATACGGATAGATTGAATATAGAAGGGGTAAAAGATAAATTATTGTCTCTGTCATTTGTTCAAGATGCCATTAACAATAAAGAGCAATAG
- a CDS encoding NAD-dependent epimerase/dehydratase family protein, whose protein sequence is MIKIGITGQAGFVGTHLFETLKLKNDVQTIPFEDSFWNSNETLDAFVSSCNVIVHLAAMNRHESMEVLYNTNVQLVNDLVGSLERCDSKARVLFSSSIQETRGNLYGDSKKEGRRLFNEWANRTEGSFGGLLIPNVFGPFGRPNYNSVVATFCHKMTHHETPTIIQDGELNLIYVGELVDEIYQLACAETVVDCKEIAATSTMKVSEILSFLEVCRAEYLEKGIIPSLISNVEVQLFNTFRCAMDIKGHYPVMLTKHTDPRGSFVETIRLGVGGQVSFSTTVPGITRGNHFHTRKIERFCVIKGKALIQLRRIGTDEVLDFYLDGENPSYVDMPIWYTHNIKNIGEEELYTMFWINEFYNENDPDTYFEEV, encoded by the coding sequence ATGATAAAAATTGGTATTACAGGTCAAGCTGGTTTTGTTGGTACACATTTGTTTGAGACTTTAAAATTAAAAAATGATGTGCAAACGATACCGTTCGAAGACAGCTTCTGGAACTCTAATGAGACCTTAGATGCTTTTGTTTCATCTTGTAATGTAATTGTACACCTGGCTGCAATGAATCGTCATGAGAGTATGGAGGTATTATATAATACCAATGTACAACTTGTAAATGACCTTGTCGGTAGTTTGGAAAGATGTGACTCTAAAGCAAGAGTCCTTTTTTCATCTTCAATCCAAGAGACACGAGGAAATCTTTATGGGGACTCAAAAAAAGAAGGAAGACGACTGTTTAATGAGTGGGCTAATAGAACCGAAGGGTCTTTTGGTGGCTTATTAATCCCCAATGTATTTGGACCATTTGGACGACCAAATTATAATTCAGTCGTTGCAACTTTTTGTCATAAAATGACACATCATGAAACGCCTACCATTATTCAAGATGGAGAGTTAAATCTTATATATGTAGGAGAATTGGTGGATGAGATATATCAACTTGCATGTGCTGAAACTGTTGTAGATTGCAAGGAGATTGCTGCGACTTCTACCATGAAAGTTTCTGAGATCTTATCTTTTCTTGAAGTGTGTCGAGCTGAGTATCTTGAGAAGGGAATAATTCCATCATTGATTTCTAATGTAGAAGTGCAGCTGTTTAATACTTTCCGTTGTGCAATGGATATCAAAGGTCACTATCCTGTGATGTTAACCAAACATACGGATCCTCGAGGTTCTTTTGTAGAGACTATTCGTTTAGGTGTTGGTGGACAGGTGTCTTTTTCTACCACTGTTCCTGGAATAACAAGAGGAAATCACTTCCATACGCGAAAGATTGAAAGATTCTGTGTGATTAAAGGTAAGGCACTGATTCAGTTACGTCGTATCGGAACGGATGAAGTCTTGGACTTTTATTTGGATGGAGAGAACCCTTCCTATGTAGATATGCCTATATGGTATACGCATAATATAAAAAATATTGGAGAAGAAGAGTTGTATACTATGTTTTGGATCAATGAGTTTTATAATGAAAATGATCCTGATACATACTTCGAAGAAGTGTAA
- a CDS encoding glycosyltransferase family 4 protein: MSEVFKKNKVIVASLYYKPYYGGVENSLYYISKSLIRKGCVVEILASNRTPSGGVINDSVDDIIKINRFKYPRYTLSIFKPLMIILSVLSALNRLKVDKDAIILCRNHLVVLGFYLYGIKNITYIVPSLIDGLDTKFNKDNISFLELIKKSLIQFLIVSQSIVIQKIAFSYSRKIVVFSNMMRNQILSKYNSVRPKVSVISPGVDRSRFNRLSLDLDSINTCDNHRITFLCMARLAESKGYNDVVDAMELLDEGVLHRIRVLIVGDGPEKLKLETKVEKLKLGSVIKFYPSTTEPEKYYKMSDYFFMTSRYESFGQTIIESFSSGVPVLAYNSESIDTASSEIISHGYNGFLCDLNNYDLAALISRVVSIRKHDKELINLNCIETSKKYSWDRFVEMCINS, from the coding sequence ATGTCTGAAGTTTTTAAGAAAAATAAAGTAATAGTAGCAAGCTTATATTATAAACCTTATTATGGTGGTGTTGAAAATTCATTGTATTATATATCAAAATCGCTTATTAGAAAAGGATGTGTTGTTGAAATACTAGCATCAAATAGGACTCCTTCTGGAGGTGTCATAAATGATTCTGTCGATGACATAATTAAAATCAATCGCTTTAAGTATCCCAGATATACATTGTCGATTTTTAAACCATTGATGATAATACTTAGTGTTTTGTCAGCTTTAAATAGACTTAAAGTTGATAAAGATGCGATTATTTTATGTAGAAATCATTTAGTTGTGTTAGGATTTTATTTATATGGGATTAAGAATATTACTTATATCGTTCCAAGTTTGATTGATGGACTAGATACGAAGTTTAACAAGGATAATATTAGTTTTTTAGAATTAATTAAGAAAAGTTTAATTCAGTTTTTGATCGTTAGTCAGAGTATTGTAATTCAAAAAATAGCTTTTTCTTATTCACGTAAAATTGTTGTTTTTAGTAATATGATGAGAAATCAAATACTTTCAAAATATAATAGTGTTCGACCTAAAGTTAGTGTTATTTCACCAGGTGTTGATCGATCACGTTTCAATCGTCTTTCGTTAGATTTAGATTCAATTAATACTTGTGATAATCATAGGATAACTTTTCTCTGTATGGCTAGATTAGCTGAATCGAAAGGTTATAACGATGTTGTTGATGCAATGGAGTTGTTAGATGAAGGTGTTTTGCATCGAATAAGAGTATTAATTGTAGGTGATGGACCAGAAAAGTTAAAGTTGGAGACAAAAGTTGAGAAGCTGAAACTTGGTAGTGTTATAAAATTCTATCCCTCTACTACTGAACCGGAAAAATATTATAAGATGTCTGATTATTTTTTTATGACATCTCGCTATGAATCTTTTGGACAAACTATCATTGAGTCTTTTTCTTCTGGAGTACCTGTATTAGCATATAATAGTGAATCTATAGATACAGCATCAAGTGAGATTATATCTCATGGATATAACGGCTTTTTATGTGATTTGAATAATTATGATTTAGCAGCGCTCATATCTCGAGTCGTTTCTATTAGAAAACATGATAAAGAATTAATTAATCTAAATTGTATTGAAACTAGTAAAAAATATTCTTGGGATCGTTTTGTTGAAATGTGTATTAACTCTTAA
- a CDS encoding CapA family protein, producing MKIAFLGDLALFGRFNYLDNKSFSIEYFKDVSIYLKKFDYVVANLETPLTNYTRTSGVKSAYIKSIVENVELLKYLGVNIVNLSNNHILDYGEDGLKESITILELNNIKYFGVYDKELEVENICFKAYTCYSTNPLGVSDGNDSILAPLSKKQLYSDLFKIRNRGKIPVISAHFGLEHVNKPSYDHIDLFTELAEKTDFILYGHHPHVLQPIVKYKSSILAYSLGNFCFDDVYTNKSTEPLIKLSQNNKESVILEVDFNQNKGFNFILTPIYIGNDFLELPASNKILDKVKDYNHDLKIERNEYTLQRTKFLRMYYKERKKKRDLNWYLKRLNFKSIRMILNARFNHKMYLRSIIGK from the coding sequence ATGAAAATAGCATTTTTAGGTGATTTAGCTCTGTTTGGTCGGTTTAACTATCTAGACAATAAGAGTTTCTCCATTGAGTATTTTAAAGATGTATCTATTTATTTAAAGAAGTTTGACTATGTTGTTGCTAATTTAGAGACTCCATTAACTAATTATACCAGAACTAGTGGCGTGAAATCAGCATATATTAAATCCATAGTTGAGAATGTCGAACTACTAAAGTATTTAGGTGTAAATATTGTAAATCTATCGAATAATCATATACTAGATTATGGAGAAGATGGGCTAAAGGAATCCATTACAATTCTAGAACTAAATAATATAAAATATTTTGGAGTTTATGACAAAGAGTTAGAGGTCGAGAATATTTGTTTTAAAGCATATACGTGTTATTCAACAAATCCCTTAGGTGTTTCTGATGGTAATGATTCAATATTAGCTCCATTATCAAAGAAACAGTTGTATTCAGATTTGTTTAAAATTCGAAATCGAGGTAAGATTCCTGTAATTTCTGCTCATTTTGGTTTAGAACATGTGAATAAACCTTCCTATGATCATATCGATTTATTTACTGAATTAGCAGAAAAGACTGATTTTATTCTTTATGGTCATCATCCTCATGTATTACAGCCAATTGTTAAATATAAGAGTTCGATTCTGGCTTATAGTTTAGGTAATTTCTGTTTTGATGATGTTTATACAAACAAAAGTACTGAACCCTTAATTAAATTAAGTCAGAACAATAAGGAGTCTGTAATTCTAGAGGTTGATTTTAATCAAAATAAAGGTTTTAATTTCATTTTAACTCCGATATATATAGGCAATGATTTTCTCGAATTACCTGCATCAAACAAAATTCTTGATAAGGTGAAGGATTACAACCATGACCTTAAAATTGAAAGAAATGAATATACCTTACAAAGGACAAAGTTTCTCCGAATGTATTATAAGGAACGTAAAAAAAAGAGAGATTTAAATTGGTATTTAAAAAGGTTAAACTTTAAATCAATAAGAATGATACTAAATGCTCGTTTTAATCATAAAATGTATCTTAGATCAATAATTGGAAAGTAA
- a CDS encoding acyltransferase — MIRILKKYIITILNLLFFIKLSLIRFLEVLGGFFPETSLGCKIRGCIYRPFLKNCGANFQVALNVKFENLNKINIGNNVYVGYGSWINGHKDGVTLCDEVMLGPYVTLVANNHSFLDNSYRFGKGSGGEIKIGSGTWLAAKSTVTAGVVIGKGVLVGANSVVTKDIKDNFVVGGVPAKMIRIIER, encoded by the coding sequence ATGATTCGAATACTGAAAAAATATATTATTACAATACTTAATCTATTGTTCTTTATTAAGTTATCATTAATAAGATTTCTTGAAGTCTTAGGTGGTTTTTTTCCAGAGACAAGCTTGGGCTGTAAAATAAGAGGATGTATATATCGACCATTTTTAAAGAACTGTGGTGCTAATTTTCAAGTTGCTTTAAATGTTAAGTTCGAAAACTTAAATAAAATTAATATTGGAAATAATGTATATGTAGGCTATGGTTCTTGGATAAATGGGCATAAAGATGGTGTTACTCTATGTGATGAAGTTATGCTAGGTCCATACGTTACTCTAGTTGCAAATAACCATAGTTTCTTGGACAATTCATATCGTTTTGGTAAAGGAAGTGGAGGTGAGATTAAAATAGGGAGTGGCACTTGGTTGGCTGCAAAATCAACAGTTACTGCTGGTGTTGTTATCGGTAAAGGAGTACTTGTTGGTGCTAATTCAGTTGTTACAAAAGACATTAAAGATAATTTTGTGGTAGGTGGAGTGCCTGCAAAAATGATAAGAATAATAGAAAGATGA
- a CDS encoding EpsG family protein → MSIILFSVLLGFRDSTVGNDTSRYLDIYNSFEYIDFNKSEYGYDILQYIGKSIGLEFYSYNLVLSIFISISFLFFFNKYSTNLLLCIFLHITIGLFAMSMSGIRQTLAVCLGMLAFDLINEKRNILAMLLLYMAFTIHNSSIIVCLPYLLFVLSRKKTKLKYISYLLLSLIPFFFLLPLLVRNVDLFLPQRYLNGIDVYKEFNSISPMLIISWGVLLLLSYCLVLFKISVVKYNYLIQIFFILSIFHCYMMLLGLEMVHLSRLSYYFRPYLIVLIVLVIDKIPNLSFRLVTYSILFILSLYQFVVYIPNSALKIDKYLFISESFLF, encoded by the coding sequence ATGAGTATTATTCTTTTTTCTGTTTTGCTCGGCTTTAGAGATTCAACAGTAGGAAATGATACTAGCAGGTATCTGGATATTTATAATTCATTTGAGTATATTGATTTTAATAAAAGTGAATATGGATACGATATATTACAATATATTGGGAAAAGTATAGGTTTAGAATTTTATTCATATAATTTAGTGTTGTCGATATTTATATCCATATCATTTTTGTTTTTTTTTAATAAATATTCGACAAATTTATTGCTTTGTATATTTCTACATATAACAATTGGTTTATTTGCTATGAGTATGTCAGGAATACGTCAAACCTTAGCTGTTTGTTTAGGTATGCTAGCTTTTGATCTCATTAATGAGAAAAGAAATATATTAGCAATGTTATTGTTATACATGGCATTTACAATTCATAATTCTTCTATTATAGTTTGTTTGCCTTATCTTTTATTTGTTTTAAGTAGAAAGAAGACTAAATTAAAGTATATATCATATCTTTTGCTTTCCTTGATTCCATTCTTTTTTCTATTACCATTACTTGTTCGAAATGTCGATTTGTTTTTACCTCAGAGATACTTAAATGGGATCGATGTTTATAAGGAATTTAATTCAATTAGTCCAATGTTAATTATCTCATGGGGAGTATTATTACTATTGTCATATTGTTTGGTTTTGTTTAAAATATCTGTCGTTAAATATAATTATTTGATTCAAATCTTTTTTATATTATCTATTTTTCATTGTTATATGATGTTGCTAGGTTTGGAAATGGTTCACTTATCAAGACTATCATATTATTTTAGGCCATATTTAATTGTTTTGATAGTTCTAGTCATAGATAAAATTCCAAATCTTTCTTTTCGACTAGTAACTTATTCTATCTTATTTATATTGTCGTTATATCAATTTGTAGTTTATATTCCTAATAGTGCTTTGAAAATTGATAAGTACTTATTTATTTCAGAATCCTTTTTGTTTTAA
- the wecB gene encoding UDP-N-acetylglucosamine 2-epimerase (non-hydrolyzing), translating into MKKLKVLTVVGTRPEIIRLSQVLLKLDQTPSIEHILVHTGQNYDYELNEVFFKDLGLRKPDHFLNAAGGNATTTAGQILINIDPVLEEVKPDAFLVLGDTNSCLCAISAKKRQIPIFHMEAGNRCFDQRVPEETNRKIVDHVSDINLTYSSIAREYLLREGIPADRVIKTGSPIYEVVHAYKEQIESSNILTRLDLNKEKYFLVSAHREENINSDNFLKLVLALNIVAETYGLPIIISTHPRTRNKIQELGVEFNPMIQLMKPMGFHDYNHLQINAKAVLSDSGTISEESSIMNFPALNIREAHERPEAMEEASVMMVGVNPERILQGLAVLDTQKRDDERILRPVYDYSMPNVSDKVVRIILSYTDYVNINVWRRYEK; encoded by the coding sequence ATGAAGAAATTGAAAGTATTAACGGTGGTGGGGACAAGGCCTGAGATAATTCGTTTATCTCAAGTGTTGTTGAAGTTAGATCAGACACCATCGATCGAACATATATTAGTGCATACAGGTCAGAATTATGACTATGAATTGAATGAGGTTTTTTTTAAGGATTTGGGTTTGCGAAAACCGGATCACTTTTTGAATGCTGCAGGTGGTAATGCTACAACTACAGCAGGTCAAATATTAATCAATATCGATCCCGTTCTAGAAGAGGTGAAACCAGATGCATTTTTAGTATTGGGGGATACCAATAGTTGTCTATGTGCTATTTCGGCAAAGAAAAGACAAATTCCAATTTTCCATATGGAAGCTGGAAATCGCTGTTTTGATCAAAGAGTGCCAGAAGAGACTAATAGAAAGATTGTAGATCATGTCTCTGATATTAACCTTACGTATAGTAGTATCGCTCGTGAGTATCTTCTTCGAGAAGGAATACCTGCTGATAGAGTTATCAAAACCGGTTCTCCTATTTATGAAGTAGTTCATGCATATAAAGAGCAGATTGAAAGTTCGAATATTCTTACTCGATTGGATCTCAATAAAGAAAAGTATTTCTTGGTGTCTGCACATAGGGAGGAAAATATCAATTCCGATAATTTCTTGAAATTGGTTCTGGCATTAAATATTGTTGCAGAGACTTACGGATTGCCTATTATCATTTCCACTCACCCTAGAACAAGAAATAAAATTCAAGAGTTGGGTGTGGAATTTAACCCAATGATTCAATTAATGAAGCCTATGGGGTTTCATGATTACAATCATCTTCAGATTAATGCTAAAGCAGTATTGTCGGATAGTGGTACTATTTCTGAAGAATCATCTATTATGAATTTTCCAGCACTGAATATTCGAGAGGCACATGAACGTCCTGAAGCCATGGAGGAAGCATCTGTTATGATGGTTGGGGTGAATCCCGAGCGAATCTTACAAGGGTTAGCTGTTCTAGATACTCAGAAACGAGACGATGAAAGAATTCTGCGTCCTGTGTATGACTACTCTATGCCTAATGTGTCAGATAAAGTAGTTCGAATTATTTTATCTTATACAGATTATGTTAATATTAATGTATGGAGAAGATATGAAAAGTAA